Sequence from the Maribellus comscasis genome:
CCGTTTATATGCCTTACGAAGCCAGCGGAATCCTGAGTTCAATCGGTGGAATTAAGGATTTGGTAAAAGGTTAATGTTGATTTGAATTTGCAAAGGACCGTTCTCTGAAAAGGGAGCGGTTTTTGTTTCTCAAGCCTAACATTTATTTCTCGCACACGGACTATTGGTCACAAAAAATCCAAGGAATGCTCCAAAAATTACATTTTGAAAAATGTCTCCCGGAGGAATAGCATCCATGGTTCTTCCGTCGGTGAAGTAGAAGTATAAAAAACCACCAATTGCACCAATAACTGTAGCAATGAGTGTTTTCCGAACCTGCTTCGATTTTATCCAGCCTTTAAATCCCTTTTCTTCAGATTCAATTTCCAGCTTTTTTACCTCAATTTTTTGTTTTGTATCCATAAATGCAAATATATAGATATGTTTGAAATATGAGTGCAAAAAAGAAATATTTTAATACCGATCCCAACGTTCTTTCCAGTCGCGTAAAAAATCTTCCCTCCATTTTCCTATGGTAAGCTGGCACTCTTCGGGTGTTTTATTCAAATCAATATAATAATTGGGGTAAGTAAGCGAATCAAAATGACGAAACTGACCACCCCAGCTCTCCTTTGTTGGGTCATTAACATCTCCGATACTTCCCAAAACCGGTGAAACTAAATACAAAATTGTTGGAGAATCTCCCTCTTTTAATGTGCTTTTGGGCCAGTTTGCCGATGGAAATACGTCGCCACATTTTTCTTCAAATAATCCCTGATGTGTGGAGCCATGATTCCTGATATTTGCATCGATAAAGCCGGTAGCTGCCCACTCGCCTTCCTGGTTTCCCGACTGGTAAACCCCTCTGAAAGTTTCATGTGTTCCTCTGGGCAAAATGCCATCTTCAATCCACCATAAATCGTTATATGTTTTAGCCATAAAATCAAAAACAAAATTGCGGCTGGCTGTGTCGTGCAGCGTGTTGGTCGACCCGATGCAGTTAATTCTGACTTTTCCGGCAATTTCAGGAGCGTCGTATAGCGCCTGGGCAGTGGTCGATAAACTTCCCCAAACCAAAATCCACAGCGGGTTCTCTTTAGAATATTTTTGTGCTGTCTGAATAATCCACTCCGAGCCTTCCGAAGAGCTATTTTCAGAGGGTGTGCCCGGCATTTCGGTTCCCAACTTTACAATATCAAGCAATGATGCCTCGTTCATTAAATTTGTATGTCCTTTTTCCCGAAGATGGTCCACATCAATTCGCTGAATCCAGCTT
This genomic interval carries:
- a CDS encoding nucleoside hydrolase-like domain-containing protein, which codes for MKIAYFAVYRNTILIVTLFLIITCKPTEKTPKTFDVIIDTDLGGDPDDIQSLFRAIHYSDILKIKGIVATPCNQIEQHPWDTIPRVKLIKSWIQRIDVDHLREKGHTNLMNEASLLDIVKLGTEMPGTPSENSSSEGSEWIIQTAQKYSKENPLWILVWGSLSTTAQALYDAPEIAGKVRINCIGSTNTLHDTASRNFVFDFMAKTYNDLWWIEDGILPRGTHETFRGVYQSGNQEGEWAATGFIDANIRNHGSTHQGLFEEKCGDVFPSANWPKSTLKEGDSPTILYLVSPVLGSIGDVNDPTKESWGGQFRHFDSLTYPNYYIDLNKTPEECQLTIGKWREDFLRDWKERWDRY